Proteins found in one Rhizobium sp. BT04 genomic segment:
- a CDS encoding thiolase family protein produces the protein MSYAYQPDEDWQPVVVAAYRTPIGRAFGSLSTVAAEDLLAPIIRRIVAEAGIAPEAIDDVLVGNAAGGGGNIGRLAALTAGLPMAVPGVMIDRQCGSGLEAIILAARLIQAKAGSCFLAGGVESVSTAPWRVERPKANGALPRFYGRARFSPETVGDPDMGIAAENVARQFAISRQRQDEFALRSHRLAVAAAEAGILQPEIVEISTAHGLVDRDECPRPSTSIEALANLRPAFLPDGSVTAGNACPLNDGACLVLVMSRGMARSLGIDKGLAFIDSAAAGVDPNLLGIGPVASTQKLMQRQPGLSLSDIDAIEFNEAFAAQVLASLDQLDIPADTVNREGGALALGHPFGASGAILVSRLYSQLVRGDSWPPAATGLATIGIGGGIGLTALFEAVKLS, from the coding sequence TTGTCCTACGCCTATCAGCCTGACGAGGATTGGCAGCCGGTCGTGGTTGCCGCTTACCGTACCCCGATCGGCCGGGCCTTCGGATCGCTTTCGACGGTCGCAGCCGAAGACCTGCTTGCACCGATCATCCGCCGGATCGTTGCTGAAGCAGGCATTGCGCCAGAGGCGATAGACGACGTGCTGGTCGGCAATGCCGCCGGCGGCGGCGGCAATATCGGCCGGCTAGCAGCACTTACCGCCGGCCTGCCGATGGCGGTCCCCGGTGTGATGATCGATCGGCAATGCGGGTCGGGCCTGGAAGCGATCATCCTCGCCGCACGACTGATCCAGGCGAAAGCCGGTTCGTGCTTTCTTGCCGGCGGCGTCGAAAGCGTCAGCACCGCGCCATGGCGCGTCGAACGGCCGAAAGCCAATGGGGCCTTGCCGCGCTTTTACGGCCGCGCCCGCTTTTCCCCGGAAACGGTGGGCGACCCTGATATGGGCATTGCCGCCGAAAACGTCGCCCGGCAATTCGCCATATCGCGCCAGAGACAGGATGAATTCGCGCTGCGCAGCCACAGGCTCGCCGTCGCGGCGGCCGAGGCGGGCATCCTTCAGCCCGAGATCGTCGAAATCTCCACTGCCCACGGGCTGGTCGACCGCGACGAATGTCCGCGCCCATCCACATCGATCGAGGCGCTCGCAAACCTCCGGCCGGCATTTCTCCCCGACGGCTCGGTGACGGCGGGCAATGCCTGCCCGCTGAATGACGGCGCCTGCCTGGTGCTCGTCATGAGCCGCGGCATGGCGAGAAGCCTCGGCATCGACAAGGGCCTCGCCTTCATCGACAGTGCTGCGGCCGGCGTCGATCCCAACCTGCTCGGCATCGGCCCGGTCGCTTCGACCCAAAAGCTCATGCAGCGCCAGCCCGGGCTCTCGCTCTCCGATATCGATGCCATCGAATTCAACGAGGCTTTCGCCGCCCAGGTGCTGGCATCGCTGGATCAACTCGACATCCCTGCCGACACGGTGAACAGGGAGGGCGGAGCCCTGGCGCTCGGGCATCCGTTCGGGGCCTCCGGTGCGATTCTCGTTAGCCGGCTATACAGTCAGTTGGTCCGCGGGGATAGCTGGCCGCCCGCCGCCACCGGCCTCGCCACGATCGGCATCGGCGGCGGCATCGGCCTGACGGCGCTGTTTGAGGCTGTCAAGCTCTCCTGA
- a CDS encoding thioesterase family protein — MSVDDRPLASFRVSMRDIDIYGHVHNSVYLDYCEDAVVEFLRHRQILGHFRHTTSGVAYHVKKAEITFHNPIDVDDVVEAKVNVEKIGRTSLSFTIELFRRRDGAHCASAGLVWVCVGLSDSRPTPIPDATRAALG; from the coding sequence ATGAGCGTTGACGACAGGCCTTTAGCATCGTTCCGGGTCTCGATGCGAGACATCGACATCTATGGTCATGTCCATAACTCGGTTTACCTCGACTATTGCGAGGATGCGGTCGTCGAATTCCTGCGGCACCGGCAAATCCTCGGCCATTTCCGCCACACCACCTCGGGTGTGGCCTATCACGTGAAGAAGGCGGAGATCACTTTTCACAACCCCATCGACGTCGACGATGTCGTCGAAGCGAAGGTCAATGTCGAGAAAATCGGGCGTACGAGCCTGTCCTTTACGATCGAACTCTTTCGACGGCGCGATGGCGCCCATTGCGCATCGGCGGGGCTCGTCTGGGTCTGCGTCGGCCTTTCCGACAGCCGCCCCACGCCGATCCCCGACGCCACCAGAGCCGCTTTAGGCTGA
- a CDS encoding cupin domain-containing protein encodes MLRKMISAATLAIVLAAGTQAHAAGGDAKVRIVFDQKLPNVPGKSMRAVLVEYGPGGSSPGHTHPASAFIYATVLEGAITSKVNDGPEKVYKAGESFPEFPGDHHAVSKNASKTKPARLLAVFVLNTDEKELTTDDK; translated from the coding sequence ATGCTCAGAAAAATGATCTCAGCGGCCACACTCGCCATTGTCCTTGCCGCCGGCACCCAGGCTCATGCCGCCGGCGGCGACGCGAAGGTTCGCATCGTTTTCGACCAGAAGCTTCCCAACGTTCCCGGCAAGAGCATGCGGGCGGTGCTCGTCGAATATGGGCCGGGCGGCTCGTCGCCCGGCCATACGCACCCGGCCTCGGCCTTCATCTATGCCACCGTTCTCGAAGGGGCGATCACCAGCAAGGTGAATGATGGGCCGGAGAAGGTTTATAAGGCAGGCGAAAGCTTTCCTGAATTTCCGGGCGATCATCATGCCGTCAGCAAGAACGCCAGCAAGACAAAGCCGGCGCGCCTGCTTGCGGTCTTTGTGCTGAACACCGACGAAAAAGAACTGACGACCGACGACAAGTGA
- a CDS encoding DUF1868 domain-containing protein — protein MQQSQDHKERQPSAGAQGAFPTGVHTKFNVDGSVRPFPGNTIICHLAATSRLYAALSSLYGALEQSDLSELYSLLPPSSWHMTVFEGVCDQVRRPGFWPADLGLDAPLAECDGLFADKLSAFDRSCDPPYRLRIAGWQPLVNGIALRLAPTTSGEETRLRHLRDRLSDLLQLRHPGHEDYVFHLSIAYLIRYPNEEQQAALSALLFKLLSGLPAEFELGAPEFCRFDDMFAFRRQFFLQSPARGG, from the coding sequence ATGCAGCAATCTCAAGATCATAAGGAGCGTCAGCCATCGGCTGGCGCTCAAGGCGCCTTTCCCACCGGCGTCCATACGAAGTTCAATGTCGACGGCAGCGTCCGGCCCTTTCCCGGCAATACGATCATCTGCCACCTCGCTGCGACCAGCCGGCTCTATGCCGCCCTTTCGAGCCTTTACGGCGCGCTGGAGCAAAGCGATCTATCAGAACTCTATTCGCTGCTGCCGCCGTCGAGCTGGCATATGACGGTGTTCGAAGGCGTCTGCGACCAGGTCCGGCGGCCGGGCTTCTGGCCTGCCGATCTCGGCCTCGATGCGCCCTTGGCCGAATGCGATGGGCTCTTCGCGGACAAGCTTTCCGCCTTCGATCGCTCCTGCGATCCGCCCTACCGCCTGCGCATTGCCGGCTGGCAACCGCTCGTCAACGGCATCGCCCTCAGGCTCGCGCCGACAACGAGCGGAGAGGAAACGCGTCTCAGACACCTGCGCGACCGGCTGTCGGACCTGCTCCAGCTCCGTCATCCCGGGCATGAGGACTACGTGTTCCACCTCAGCATCGCCTATCTGATCCGCTATCCCAATGAGGAGCAGCAGGCCGCGCTTTCGGCGCTGCTGTTTAAACTCCTCTCCGGTCTGCCGGCGGAGTTCGAACTCGGCGCACCGGAATTCTGCCGGTTCGACGACATGTTCGCCTTCCGTCGCCAGTTCTTCCTACAGAGCCCGGCAAGAGGCGGCTGA
- a CDS encoding nuclear transport factor 2 family protein: MRFQSLFALAILAGIAAPSGAFAESASRDLKVEEANRKLVVEFYDRFFNKHDLEAASVVADDYRQHNPQVPDGKKPLISFFSGFFKGNAQSKAEIVRSAADGDLVWLHVHATNSADDRGQAIVDIFRVKDGKIVEHWDVIQAVPNEAANKNTMF, encoded by the coding sequence ATGAGATTTCAATCGCTTTTCGCACTCGCCATTCTGGCGGGCATCGCCGCGCCTTCGGGCGCTTTTGCTGAATCGGCCTCGCGGGATTTGAAGGTCGAGGAAGCCAACCGGAAGCTGGTGGTGGAGTTCTACGACCGCTTCTTCAACAAGCACGATCTGGAGGCCGCGTCCGTCGTCGCCGACGACTACCGGCAGCACAATCCGCAGGTTCCCGACGGCAAGAAGCCTTTGATTTCCTTCTTCTCCGGCTTCTTCAAGGGCAATGCCCAATCGAAGGCGGAGATCGTCCGCAGCGCCGCCGATGGTGACCTCGTCTGGCTGCATGTGCACGCGACGAACAGTGCTGATGACCGCGGCCAGGCGATCGTCGATATCTTCCGCGTCAAGGACGGCAAGATCGTCGAGCACTGGGACGTGATCCAGGCGGTTCCGAACGAGGCTGCCAACAAGAACACGATGTTTTAA
- a CDS encoding zinc-dependent alcohol dehydrogenase family protein, which translates to MQYQAVVRNFGPAEEVVGIERAELPMLARDQVRVRLLARSINPSDIITISGAYAGRTALPFIPGFEAFGVVEACGEEVYGLAPGTRVLPVRSAGGWQEFKDTDPGWCLRVPDALSDFEAVTSYVNPMTAWLMLHKKIGLRPGMRIAINAAASSIGAILIGLANAAGVEPVALIRSEQSLERLRGRLEAVIIDRADGDLAAGLAGRHGLDAVLDCVGGARASILADALKPGGHFVHYGLLSGQSIPASFWASHPDIAFSYCHLREWVHAEAMSEVQRAYSEIAAQIASKVIATEVREVFPLERIGQALQSALPFRTGGKVLIA; encoded by the coding sequence ATGCAATATCAGGCGGTCGTGCGAAATTTCGGCCCGGCCGAGGAGGTCGTCGGGATCGAGCGGGCCGAACTGCCGATGCTCGCGCGCGACCAGGTCCGGGTGCGGTTGTTGGCGCGGTCGATCAATCCCTCCGATATCATCACCATATCGGGCGCCTATGCCGGACGCACGGCCCTGCCCTTCATTCCCGGGTTCGAAGCCTTCGGCGTGGTCGAAGCGTGCGGTGAAGAGGTCTACGGGCTTGCGCCGGGCACTCGTGTGCTGCCGGTGCGCAGCGCCGGCGGATGGCAGGAATTCAAGGACACCGATCCCGGCTGGTGCCTTCGTGTTCCGGACGCGCTCTCCGACTTCGAAGCGGTGACGAGCTATGTCAACCCGATGACGGCCTGGCTGATGCTGCACAAGAAGATCGGGCTGAGGCCGGGCATGCGCATCGCCATCAATGCCGCCGCCTCCTCGATCGGGGCGATCCTGATCGGGCTCGCCAATGCCGCCGGTGTGGAGCCGGTGGCGCTCATCCGCAGCGAGCAATCGCTTGAGCGCCTGCGCGGCCGGCTCGAGGCTGTTATTATCGACAGGGCAGACGGTGATCTGGCCGCAGGGCTTGCCGGCCGACACGGGCTCGACGCAGTGCTCGATTGCGTCGGCGGCGCACGCGCCTCCATCCTCGCCGATGCGCTGAAACCCGGCGGGCATTTCGTGCATTACGGACTGCTTTCGGGCCAGAGCATTCCGGCTTCCTTCTGGGCCTCCCATCCCGATATCGCCTTTTCCTATTGTCATCTCCGGGAATGGGTCCATGCCGAAGCGATGAGCGAGGTCCAGCGCGCCTATTCGGAGATTGCTGCGCAGATCGCTTCGAAGGTCATCGCGACCGAGGTGCGGGAGGTGTTTCCTCTGGAAAGGATCGGCCAGGCGCTGCAATCCGCCCTTCCGTTCCGGACGGGCGGCAAGGTGCTGATCGCCTGA
- a CDS encoding class I adenylate-forming enzyme family protein, whose protein sequence is MPIHAQLLRHATHRPDKPALVIDGRSLSYRELASRATAIDRFLRELPRSTRRTLDLPGVEKLTALSLGNHIGFAEYFVAATALPNACAVIDPMMPAERIERILERLAPDVLVVEDDAGSSAEIGRRLGISVVTAGAEPFDLAETEGDLADDAEGIFLIGFTSGTTAEPKAYYRSREQWRRSLDRGRVVFELEDAPSTLCPGALAHGLALYAMVEALDAGATFHSIRKWDAAAVAHILSSGRVERLVAVPTHIAGIARAWAAEPALTALRDVLTAGAKLEVNGVESMRRLFPRARIREYYGASEIGFMTVSTLVGGEIDFPIDRVGQAYPGVEISIRDPDENDVGTDVPGTIFVSSDLIADGYLWGDDGQAFRVTQAGATVGDLGELDENGMLRVIGRAGGMMISGGNNVYPAEVESALKACSGVEDAVVFGLPDAYYGQRIVAVVSGEATDAKMLADHCALVLARFKIPRQFYHIASWPMTSSGKISRGQVEAAVISGVGLVLRLSA, encoded by the coding sequence ATGCCGATCCATGCGCAGCTTCTTCGACATGCAACGCACAGGCCGGACAAACCGGCCCTGGTGATCGACGGCCGCTCCCTGAGCTATCGCGAACTCGCTTCGCGCGCCACCGCGATTGACCGCTTTCTCCGGGAACTGCCGCGCTCGACCCGCCGCACGCTCGATCTGCCCGGCGTGGAGAAACTTACCGCCCTCAGCCTCGGCAACCACATCGGCTTCGCCGAATATTTCGTCGCCGCCACCGCCTTGCCGAACGCCTGCGCGGTGATCGACCCGATGATGCCGGCAGAAAGGATCGAACGCATTCTCGAGCGGCTGGCGCCTGACGTGCTTGTCGTCGAAGACGATGCGGGCTCAAGCGCCGAAATCGGCCGCCGGCTCGGCATATCGGTCGTCACCGCCGGAGCGGAGCCCTTCGATCTCGCCGAGACGGAAGGCGATCTGGCAGATGATGCCGAGGGCATTTTCCTGATCGGCTTCACCTCGGGCACAACAGCCGAGCCGAAGGCCTATTACCGCTCGCGCGAGCAATGGCGCCGCAGCCTCGATCGCGGACGCGTGGTTTTCGAACTTGAAGACGCCCCGTCGACCCTATGCCCCGGAGCCCTGGCGCATGGGCTGGCGCTTTACGCCATGGTCGAAGCCCTGGATGCCGGGGCCACCTTCCATTCGATCCGGAAATGGGATGCCGCTGCCGTCGCGCACATTCTCTCTTCCGGACGAGTCGAACGGCTGGTTGCCGTTCCCACCCATATAGCGGGCATTGCCCGGGCCTGGGCCGCCGAACCCGCTTTGACCGCCCTGCGCGATGTCCTGACCGCCGGCGCCAAGCTCGAGGTCAACGGGGTCGAATCCATGCGGCGGCTTTTTCCGAGGGCGCGCATCCGGGAATATTACGGCGCATCCGAGATCGGTTTCATGACCGTCTCGACCCTCGTCGGCGGCGAGATCGATTTTCCGATCGACCGGGTCGGGCAGGCCTATCCCGGCGTGGAGATTTCCATTCGCGATCCTGATGAAAACGATGTCGGCACCGATGTGCCGGGCACGATCTTCGTCAGCAGCGACCTGATCGCCGACGGCTATCTCTGGGGCGACGACGGCCAGGCGTTCCGGGTCACCCAGGCCGGAGCCACGGTCGGGGATCTCGGCGAACTCGATGAAAACGGCATGCTGCGGGTGATCGGCAGGGCGGGCGGCATGATGATATCAGGCGGCAACAACGTCTATCCCGCCGAAGTCGAGAGCGCGCTCAAAGCCTGCTCGGGCGTCGAGGATGCCGTCGTCTTCGGGCTGCCGGATGCCTATTACGGCCAACGGATCGTCGCCGTCGTCTCGGGCGAGGCGACAGACGCGAAAATGCTGGCCGACCATTGCGCGCTGGTGCTCGCCAGGTTCAAGATCCCCAGGCAGTTCTACCATATCGCCTCCTGGCCGATGACAAGCAGCGGCAAGATTTCCAGGGGGCAGGTGGAAGCTGCGGTCATTTCGGGAGTCGGTCTTGTCCTACGCCTATCAGCCTGA
- a CDS encoding helix-turn-helix domain-containing protein → MPAKTDEPKQQPGVGCPVRGVLDRIGDQWSLLTLEALEDEKKRFNQLLREIGDISKQMLSKTLRHLEQDGFIRRTVYPEVPPRVEYELTELGRSFLIPMKALVGWAEQNHAAINSARRRYETA, encoded by the coding sequence ATGCCTGCAAAAACGGACGAGCCGAAACAGCAGCCTGGGGTGGGATGCCCGGTCAGAGGCGTGCTCGATCGCATCGGCGATCAATGGAGCCTGCTCACCCTCGAGGCGCTGGAAGACGAGAAGAAGCGCTTCAACCAGTTGCTGCGGGAGATCGGCGACATCTCGAAACAGATGCTCTCCAAGACGCTGCGGCATCTGGAGCAGGACGGCTTCATCAGGCGCACCGTCTATCCCGAGGTTCCGCCGCGCGTGGAATATGAACTGACGGAGCTGGGGCGATCATTCCTCATCCCGATGAAAGCCCTGGTCGGATGGGCCGAGCAGAACCATGCGGCGATCAACAGCGCGCGTCGGCGATACGAAACCGCTTAG
- a CDS encoding SDR family oxidoreductase, whose translation MKIVIIGGTGLIGSKTVERLRTKGHDVLAASPNSGVDTITGKGLAEALAGAEVVLDLANSPSFEDKAVLEFFQTSGRNLLKAAADAGVKHHIALSIVGMERLQGSGYMRAKMAQEQLIKSSGIPYTIVHSTQFHEFMAGIAQSGTSGQMVHLSPAYVQPIASDDVADVMAEVALAAPVNGTIEIGGPEKVRLTEIVTRLFKATNDPRQVVADPHARYFGVELEDNSLVTGAKARLGRIRFDDWLSRQPPQKKSA comes from the coding sequence ATGAAGATCGTCATTATCGGTGGTACCGGCCTCATCGGCTCGAAGACCGTGGAAAGATTGCGCACTAAGGGCCACGACGTCTTGGCGGCTTCGCCAAATTCGGGCGTCGATACGATCACCGGCAAGGGGCTTGCCGAAGCGCTGGCAGGCGCTGAGGTGGTGCTCGACCTCGCCAACTCCCCTTCCTTCGAGGACAAGGCGGTTCTCGAATTCTTCCAGACCTCGGGCCGCAACCTGCTCAAGGCTGCGGCCGACGCCGGCGTGAAACATCACATCGCGCTCTCGATCGTCGGCATGGAGCGCCTTCAGGGCAGCGGCTACATGCGCGCCAAGATGGCCCAGGAACAGTTGATCAAGAGTTCCGGTATCCCCTACACCATCGTGCACTCCACCCAGTTTCACGAATTCATGGCAGGCATCGCCCAGTCGGGCACATCAGGCCAGATGGTGCATTTGTCGCCGGCCTATGTGCAGCCGATCGCCTCCGACGATGTCGCCGACGTCATGGCCGAGGTGGCGCTAGCGGCACCCGTTAACGGCACGATCGAAATCGGCGGGCCGGAGAAAGTCCGCCTTACCGAAATCGTGACGCGCCTCTTCAAGGCGACGAACGATCCGCGCCAGGTCGTGGCCGATCCGCATGCCCGCTATTTCGGCGTCGAGCTCGAGGACAACTCGCTCGTCACCGGAGCCAAGGCGAGGCTCGGCCGGATCCGCTTCGACGACTGGCTGAGCCGGCAGCCGCCGCAGAAAAAGAGCGCCTGA